In Amycolatopsis sp. EV170708-02-1, the following are encoded in one genomic region:
- a CDS encoding dsRBD fold-containing protein, whose translation MTGTEPTMTDNWTIDVSLQHEPYRVRAEALLRLEDGGEFVGVGIAEAGLRNGATSQIGSYLAVTRALSDLTAELLETVASDIARSVEVDGVLATQSTN comes from the coding sequence ATGACCGGAACGGAGCCGACGATGACGGACAACTGGACGATCGACGTGTCCCTGCAGCACGAGCCGTACCGGGTACGCGCGGAAGCATTGCTCCGTCTCGAAGACGGCGGCGAGTTCGTCGGTGTCGGAATCGCGGAGGCCGGGCTGAGAAACGGTGCGACCTCCCAGATCGGTTCCTACCTCGCGGTGACGCGGGCGCTTTCGGACCTCACCGCGGAACTGCTCGAGACCGTCGCCTCCGACATCGCCCGCTCGGTCGAAGTCGACGGCGTCCTCGCCACGCAGTCGACGAACTGA
- a CDS encoding Acg family FMN-binding oxidoreductase — MKIPLPTHVDQAVAAAVRAPSPLNTQPWRFVVDRGRIEVWLDRARVLRIADPDAREARLSCGAALFNLIVSLRSNGKTLSLRVVPRQEEPDLLAEVVIGGDRFSSPEERKLAEVVFRRHTNRRPFSDRPVPVWARTTLRAAALVEGGLLELFGRGDRANAVARVLHRAEAAQARNGAFQAEVALWTRRTAHAPDGVQAPTRPPSPHGIPAQESFIAAEPQGGEPVLGAVLTADGGPAADLRAGMVLQRVLLTATAAGLATSFVGRPFETPETRAAMDRVFADLGRPHALLRLGYGHPAPMTARRPIGEVLFRRSEASL; from the coding sequence ATGAAGATCCCGTTGCCGACCCATGTCGACCAGGCGGTGGCGGCCGCCGTCCGTGCGCCGTCCCCGCTCAACACCCAGCCGTGGCGGTTCGTCGTCGACCGCGGGCGGATCGAAGTGTGGCTCGATCGCGCCAGGGTGCTGCGGATAGCCGACCCGGACGCCCGCGAGGCGCGGCTTTCTTGCGGCGCGGCGTTGTTCAACCTGATCGTTTCGTTGCGGTCCAACGGCAAGACCCTCTCGCTGCGGGTGGTACCGAGGCAGGAGGAGCCGGACCTGCTCGCCGAGGTCGTGATCGGTGGCGACCGGTTCTCGTCGCCGGAAGAACGGAAGCTGGCGGAGGTCGTCTTCCGCCGTCACACGAACCGCCGTCCGTTTTCGGACCGGCCGGTCCCCGTCTGGGCGCGGACGACGTTGCGCGCGGCCGCGCTGGTGGAAGGCGGGCTGCTGGAACTGTTCGGCCGGGGTGACCGGGCGAACGCGGTCGCGCGCGTGCTGCACCGGGCCGAGGCCGCGCAGGCGCGCAACGGCGCGTTCCAGGCGGAGGTCGCGTTGTGGACGCGGCGGACGGCCCACGCGCCGGACGGCGTCCAGGCGCCGACCAGGCCGCCGTCGCCGCACGGCATTCCCGCGCAAGAATCCTTCATCGCCGCCGAACCCCAAGGCGGTGAGCCGGTGCTCGGCGCGGTCCTCACCGCCGACGGCGGGCCCGCCGCGGATCTGCGGGCGGGAATGGTGCTGCAGCGCGTACTGCTGACCGCGACCGCCGCCGGTCTCGCGACGTCGTTCGTCGGCAGGCCGTTCGAAACCCCGGAGACCCGGGCGGCGATGGACCGGGTCTTCGCCGACCTCGGCCGCCCGCACGCCTTGCTGCGCCTCGGATACGGCCACCCGGCTCCGATGACGGCACGCCGTCCGATCGGCGAAGTGCTGTTCCGGCGGTCCGAAGCGAGCCTCTGA
- a CDS encoding DUF6528 family protein codes for MKIMRKSLVALAIAGLSVAASAPAVADADAAGRDRGSIVITEQASKRILVLPADRASWRERKVSWAWAPNAANGLADLAGSWSNPSDAKLAERGGEKYLLTSASGGFAAVVPYPAGDRAYWAANVGGPANPHSIELLPDGNVAVAASTGGWVRVYTASQGQRSTTYAEYRLVGAHGVVWDARRNVLWALGTDALVALSVGGTPAAPVLTEQRSVPVPTKGGHDLQPVPDQPDLLWVTTEAGVYQFSKTSGAFSRRYAGAREIDRPHVKSVSTNPRTGQILTASVQEGHLCTWCTDTVRLAFPRAELALHGAWIYKARWWIG; via the coding sequence ATGAAGATCATGCGGAAATCCTTGGTGGCGCTGGCCATCGCGGGCCTTTCGGTCGCGGCGTCCGCGCCTGCGGTGGCGGACGCGGACGCCGCCGGCCGCGATCGCGGCTCGATCGTCATCACCGAGCAGGCGTCCAAGCGGATCCTGGTCCTGCCCGCCGACCGGGCCTCCTGGCGGGAGCGGAAGGTGAGCTGGGCGTGGGCGCCGAACGCCGCCAACGGGCTGGCGGACCTGGCGGGCTCGTGGAGCAACCCGAGCGACGCGAAGCTCGCCGAACGAGGCGGCGAGAAGTACCTGCTGACGTCGGCGTCGGGCGGTTTCGCGGCCGTCGTGCCATACCCGGCGGGCGACCGGGCGTACTGGGCGGCGAACGTCGGCGGGCCCGCCAACCCGCACAGCATCGAACTGCTGCCGGACGGGAATGTCGCGGTGGCGGCCAGCACCGGCGGCTGGGTGCGGGTCTACACCGCCTCACAGGGGCAGCGCTCGACGACCTACGCCGAATACCGGCTGGTGGGGGCGCACGGCGTGGTGTGGGACGCCCGGCGGAACGTGTTGTGGGCGCTGGGCACCGACGCGCTCGTCGCGTTGAGCGTGGGCGGGACGCCCGCCGCTCCGGTGCTCACCGAGCAGCGGTCCGTCCCGGTGCCGACCAAGGGCGGGCACGACCTCCAGCCCGTTCCGGACCAGCCGGATCTGCTGTGGGTGACGACGGAGGCCGGGGTGTATCAGTTCTCGAAGACGAGTGGCGCGTTCAGCCGGCGCTACGCGGGCGCACGGGAGATCGACCGGCCGCATGTGAAGAGTGTGTCGACGAACCCGCGGACCGGGCAGATCCTGACGGCCTCGGTGCAGGAGGGGCATCTGTGCACCTGGTGCACGGACACCGTCCGGCTGGCCTTTCCACGCGCCGAGCTGGCGCTGCACGGCGCGTGGATCTACAAGGCCCGCTGGTGGATCGGTTGA
- a CDS encoding alpha/beta fold hydrolase, whose protein sequence is MTENSRSFLNRRSMLTLGAGAAAALVASGGVAEASRPAIPDAELARSLPGGFRSEYAQVNGVRLHYVAGGRGEPLILLPGWPETWWQYRKVMPELARRYRVIAVDLRGMGGSDKPQDGYDKKTMARDIFELVRALGHRRAHIAGHDIGAMVAFSFAANHAEATKTVTLMDVSHPDESLYQLPMLAPPGQPVNVWWFAFNQVATLPEQLLAGRSRFLVDWMFDHLAADPASIGSRDRAIYAAAYDRPDAIRAGNGWYQAFGQDIEDQKAYGKITAPMLGLGSEFNYDYLAAVLPSKAADVRVRKVSGSGHFVAEEQPRMVIDELRSFLG, encoded by the coding sequence ATGACCGAAAACAGCCGTTCCTTCCTCAACCGCCGGTCCATGCTCACCCTCGGCGCGGGGGCCGCGGCCGCGCTGGTCGCCTCGGGTGGAGTCGCCGAAGCGAGCCGGCCGGCCATCCCCGACGCGGAACTCGCGCGGTCATTGCCCGGCGGTTTCCGCAGCGAGTACGCCCAGGTCAACGGGGTCCGGCTGCACTACGTCGCCGGCGGCCGGGGTGAACCGCTGATCCTGCTGCCGGGCTGGCCGGAGACCTGGTGGCAGTACCGCAAGGTGATGCCGGAGCTGGCGAGGCGGTATCGCGTGATCGCCGTCGACCTGCGGGGCATGGGCGGCTCGGACAAACCCCAAGACGGGTACGACAAGAAGACGATGGCCCGCGACATCTTCGAACTCGTCCGCGCGCTGGGTCACCGCCGGGCTCATATCGCCGGGCACGACATCGGCGCCATGGTCGCGTTCTCCTTCGCCGCCAACCACGCCGAAGCGACGAAGACCGTCACGCTCATGGACGTCTCCCACCCCGACGAAAGCCTGTATCAGCTCCCGATGCTGGCCCCGCCCGGGCAGCCGGTGAACGTCTGGTGGTTCGCCTTCAACCAGGTCGCGACGCTGCCCGAGCAGCTGCTGGCCGGCCGGTCGCGCTTCCTCGTCGACTGGATGTTCGACCACCTGGCGGCCGACCCGGCCTCGATCGGGAGCCGCGACCGGGCGATCTACGCCGCCGCGTACGACCGCCCGGACGCCATCCGCGCCGGGAACGGCTGGTACCAGGCGTTCGGCCAGGACATCGAGGACCAGAAGGCGTACGGGAAGATCACCGCGCCCATGCTGGGGCTGGGCTCGGAATTCAACTACGACTACCTCGCCGCGGTCCTGCCGTCCAAGGCGGCCGACGTCCGCGTGCGGAAGGTCTCCGGTTCCGGGCACTTCGTCGCCGAGGAGCAACCGCGAATGGTGATCGACGAGCTGCGGTCCTTCCTCGGGTGA
- a CDS encoding GlxA family transcriptional regulator gives MRRLAVVVFNGASLGAMSFAFGVFEMASAFGELPGLDLKVVGGEPGTALRGGGLTVPVPEDLDAVRDADLVLVPNWRSPMEDPPEAALAALRSAHDRGARVAGLCSGAFVLAAAGLLDGRPATTHWAMAPLLAARFPAVRLDESVLYIDDGDILTAGGGAAGMDLGLHLIRSWCGAEVANRLAKGMVVPPHRPGGQAQYIESPMPELDEGDPVSETMAWALTRLDTALPVDELARRAHMSRRNYDRRFREITGAAPGTWLTHQRVIRAQQLLESTDLPVDEIARYCGFSSSAALRPHFRRQVGVTPVSYRETFGTRLGVPEPILS, from the coding sequence ATGAGACGGCTGGCCGTGGTGGTCTTCAACGGGGCGTCGCTCGGCGCGATGTCCTTCGCGTTCGGCGTGTTCGAGATGGCTTCGGCCTTCGGCGAGTTGCCCGGCCTCGACCTCAAGGTCGTCGGCGGCGAACCGGGCACCGCGTTGCGGGGCGGCGGCCTGACCGTCCCGGTCCCCGAAGACCTCGACGCGGTCCGGGACGCGGACTTGGTTCTGGTCCCCAACTGGCGGTCGCCGATGGAGGATCCGCCGGAAGCGGCGCTGGCGGCTCTCCGCTCGGCACACGACCGCGGTGCCCGGGTGGCCGGACTGTGCAGCGGAGCCTTCGTGCTGGCCGCCGCCGGACTGCTCGACGGGCGCCCCGCGACCACGCACTGGGCGATGGCGCCGCTGCTCGCGGCCCGGTTCCCCGCCGTCCGCCTCGACGAGTCGGTGCTCTACATCGACGACGGCGACATCCTGACCGCGGGCGGCGGCGCGGCGGGCATGGACCTCGGCCTGCATCTGATCCGCTCCTGGTGCGGTGCGGAGGTGGCGAACCGGCTGGCGAAGGGCATGGTCGTCCCGCCGCACCGGCCGGGTGGGCAGGCGCAGTACATCGAATCGCCGATGCCGGAACTCGACGAGGGCGACCCGGTGTCCGAGACGATGGCCTGGGCGCTGACCCGGCTGGACACCGCGCTCCCGGTCGACGAACTCGCCAGACGGGCACATATGAGCAGGCGCAACTACGACCGCCGGTTCCGTGAGATCACCGGCGCCGCGCCCGGCACGTGGCTCACGCATCAGCGCGTCATCCGTGCGCAGCAGCTGCTCGAATCCACCGATCTCCCGGTCGACGAGATCGCCAGATACTGCGGGTTCTCCTCGTCCGCGGCGCTCCGGCCGCATTTCCGCCGTCAGGTCGGTGTCACACCGGTTTCCTATCGGGAGACGTTCGGGACCAGGCTGGGCGTGCCGGAACCCATCCTGTCTTAA
- a CDS encoding helix-turn-helix transcriptional regulator, producing the protein MVAIPVVVRRRVRAVLYGGLRDEATLSDRTITAALHAARDLEQTLAVEDEIEKRLAEARPLAEHHEEAAPRERLREVYGELRALSGQIGDNVLRDRLDAMCENLTGAVSPALRLAPRELDTVSLVALGLTNAEIAHRLGLTAETVKSYLRDAMRKLDATSRLQAVTNARRAGLLP; encoded by the coding sequence GTGGTCGCCATCCCGGTCGTCGTGCGCCGCCGCGTCCGCGCCGTGCTCTACGGCGGCTTGCGCGACGAGGCGACCCTTTCCGACCGGACGATCACCGCCGCCCTGCACGCGGCGCGCGATCTCGAACAGACGCTGGCCGTCGAGGACGAGATCGAGAAGCGGCTGGCCGAGGCACGACCGCTGGCCGAACACCACGAGGAGGCCGCGCCGCGTGAGCGCCTTCGCGAGGTCTACGGGGAGCTACGGGCGCTCTCCGGGCAGATCGGCGACAACGTTCTCCGCGACCGGCTCGACGCGATGTGCGAGAACCTCACCGGAGCCGTTTCCCCGGCGCTGCGCCTGGCGCCGCGGGAACTGGACACGGTCTCGCTCGTCGCTCTCGGGCTGACGAACGCCGAGATCGCGCACCGGCTGGGCCTGACCGCGGAGACGGTCAAGAGCTACCTGCGGGACGCCATGCGCAAACTCGACGCGACCTCGCGGTTGCAGGCCGTCACGAACGCGCGCCGGGCCGGTCTGCTCCCCTGA
- a CDS encoding AMP-binding protein, with amino-acid sequence MTEAHVRRLLEIYDDERAGAAALLCDRHPAEAVAFTVVEADLTSVDLTYGELRERSERFAGALLGLGVGPGDRVATLMGKSAELVVALLAIWRLGAVHVPLFTAFAPPAIALRITGNGTKVVIADAGQRSKLTPSADLPADPSRRIVVVGDGEDGDLSFRDMLADAVPLPGAAETGGSGVLVELFTSGTTGTPKAVPIPLRALAGFQAYQDFALDVRADDVFWNAADPGWAYGLYYAIMTPMATGRRSLLLHAGFSAELTWAVLEKFGVTNFAAAPTVYRALRNSAAPVPDGLRLRHCSSAGEPLTPDVLEWASSKLGVGVYDHYGQTELGMVVGNAWHPDLRSEVKPGSMGRVLPGFAVEVLREDADVVAEPGERGRVAVDLSASPLVWFRGYRDAPERTAARFSPDGRWYYTGDVAAKDASGYLTFASRDDDVILMAGYRIGPFDVESVLQQHSAVAECAVIGVPDELRGEVVVAYVVARDGVSADAALVSELQQLVKTRFAAHAYPREVLFVPELPKTPSGKIQRFLLRKRHSSA; translated from the coding sequence ATGACCGAAGCTCACGTCCGGCGGTTGCTCGAGATCTACGATGACGAGCGGGCCGGCGCGGCCGCGCTGTTGTGCGACCGGCATCCGGCGGAGGCGGTCGCGTTCACCGTGGTCGAGGCGGATCTGACCAGCGTGGACCTCACCTACGGCGAGCTGCGTGAACGATCGGAACGGTTTGCCGGGGCGCTGCTCGGCCTCGGGGTCGGACCGGGGGACCGGGTGGCGACGCTGATGGGCAAATCGGCGGAGCTGGTCGTGGCGCTGCTCGCGATCTGGCGGCTGGGCGCGGTGCACGTCCCGCTGTTCACCGCGTTCGCGCCGCCCGCCATCGCGCTGCGCATCACCGGCAACGGCACGAAGGTCGTCATCGCCGACGCCGGTCAGCGCTCGAAGCTGACGCCGTCCGCCGATCTGCCCGCCGACCCGTCGCGACGGATCGTGGTGGTCGGCGACGGCGAGGACGGCGACCTGTCGTTCCGCGACATGCTGGCCGATGCCGTGCCGCTGCCGGGAGCCGCGGAGACCGGCGGGTCCGGGGTTCTGGTCGAGCTGTTCACCTCCGGGACCACGGGCACGCCCAAGGCCGTCCCGATTCCCCTTCGCGCGCTCGCGGGTTTCCAGGCGTACCAAGACTTCGCGCTCGACGTCCGCGCCGACGACGTGTTCTGGAACGCCGCCGACCCCGGCTGGGCCTACGGCCTGTACTACGCGATCATGACGCCGATGGCGACCGGCAGGCGGAGCCTGTTGCTGCACGCGGGTTTCTCGGCCGAACTGACCTGGGCGGTGCTGGAGAAGTTCGGCGTCACCAACTTCGCCGCCGCGCCGACGGTGTACCGCGCGCTCCGGAACTCGGCCGCCCCGGTGCCGGACGGTCTCCGGCTGCGGCACTGTTCGTCGGCGGGTGAACCGCTGACCCCGGACGTCCTGGAGTGGGCGTCGTCGAAGCTCGGCGTCGGCGTTTACGACCACTATGGACAGACGGAACTCGGCATGGTGGTCGGCAACGCGTGGCATCCGGACCTCCGCTCGGAGGTCAAACCCGGTTCGATGGGGCGGGTCCTGCCGGGCTTCGCCGTCGAGGTCCTCCGTGAAGACGCCGACGTGGTGGCCGAGCCGGGAGAACGTGGCCGCGTCGCCGTGGATCTCTCGGCGAGCCCGCTGGTGTGGTTCCGGGGCTACCGCGACGCACCCGAGCGCACCGCCGCCCGGTTCAGTCCCGACGGCCGCTGGTACTACACCGGCGACGTGGCCGCCAAGGACGCCTCCGGTTACCTGACCTTCGCGTCGCGGGACGACGACGTCATCCTGATGGCGGGCTACCGAATCGGCCCGTTCGACGTGGAAAGCGTTCTGCAGCAGCATTCCGCGGTGGCCGAATGCGCCGTGATCGGTGTCCCGGACGAGCTGCGCGGCGAGGTGGTGGTGGCGTACGTGGTCGCGCGAGACGGTGTTTCCGCCGATGCCGCACTGGTTTCCGAACTGCAGCAACTGGTGAAGACCCGGTTCGCCGCGCACGCCTACCCGCGCGAGGTGCTTTTCGTGCCGGAGCTGCCCAAGACACCCAGCGGGAAGATCCAGCGATTCCTCCTGCGGAAACGGCATTCGAGCGCGTAA
- a CDS encoding flavin reductase family protein produces the protein MTVSTTAAEAAHTRIEPGILYFGTPVVLLSTVDQAGTPNLAPMSSAFWLGWRGMLGLGAKSKTAQNLMRNRECVLNLPSDALAAAVDRLALTTGSDPVPSRKYERGYRHEPDKFTRAGLTPVESETVRPPRVAECPVTMEAVVEAVHPLAEDDPKQRGGVLVFEVRVQRVHVHDDIRMPGTEDRIDPDRWRPLIMSFQKLYGLGSQVHPSTLAKIPERLYRGPDIERSRANENRFTNGSQR, from the coding sequence GTGACAGTTTCCACGACGGCGGCCGAGGCCGCGCACACCCGTATCGAGCCCGGAATCCTCTACTTCGGCACCCCGGTGGTGCTGCTCTCGACGGTCGACCAAGCGGGCACGCCGAACCTGGCTCCGATGTCGTCGGCGTTCTGGCTCGGCTGGCGGGGCATGCTCGGGCTGGGCGCGAAGTCCAAGACGGCGCAAAATCTCATGCGCAACCGTGAATGTGTTCTGAATCTCCCTTCCGACGCGCTGGCGGCCGCCGTCGACAGGCTGGCGTTGACCACCGGATCGGATCCGGTCCCGTCCCGCAAGTACGAACGCGGCTACCGGCACGAACCGGACAAGTTCACCCGCGCCGGGCTCACCCCGGTCGAATCGGAAACGGTCCGGCCGCCCCGCGTCGCGGAATGCCCGGTGACGATGGAGGCCGTCGTCGAGGCCGTTCACCCCCTCGCCGAGGACGATCCGAAACAACGCGGCGGCGTGCTCGTGTTCGAAGTGCGCGTACAGCGCGTCCACGTCCACGACGACATCCGGATGCCGGGCACCGAAGACCGGATCGACCCCGACCGGTGGCGGCCGCTGATCATGAGCTTCCAGAAGCTCTACGGTCTCGGCTCGCAGGTCCATCCGTCGACGCTGGCGAAAATCCCGGAGCGGCTCTACCGGGGGCCCGATATCGAGCGGTCGCGGGCGAACGAGAACCGGTTCACCAACGGCAGCCAGCGCTGA
- a CDS encoding P-loop NTPase fold protein codes for MVLVRDVDPAILLKNSPIGGDLRPYLPRDADQDVRAALSAAPFTLIVYEHNSGVRRTAYEALLASYPDYELILKPLSTDLARQKGAATAVVWLDGELDENFIDLSRPLTAWLGRHTARRALGVIREDRYENPRLRGVLDPLRPTIVRLAADLSGGERLVADQMFPEAAPLRMAGQLAGLSAETQPPKPIEPSDPFAAHVADYRPDTEDGVDRLGIGADVRMLADLVVSRMITPPLSIGLFGSWGSGKSFFMRQMRLRVRALADSARAAETGAGAHGKSVSSYCSSVRQISFNAWHYSEANLLASLATHIFDNLAASGAENDLQRQADLLAERRKTEKTLLGRLSAVRLERRTLTARQKQANRRRKPREYVRAVFDSLTDADKAWIGSRIGVDRPTAEDLERLARETGGLRSDVAEFWRRLRQDPVPLLVLIGGLVTVLVVTLLVGRSQVSGLLGGLTVVSSALTVVLRMRASAGRIHQALGKLGGPSEEDEETERRLAELDAESDRLEKAVAELAPGLDLVSFAESRVSDYVEHLGVVSLLRKDLETFATMLAEVPHGSGKIERTVLYIDDLDRCPPKVVVQVLEAIHLLLALPVFVVVVGVDSRWLKKAVEQHYEEMLGDDPETFAENYLEKIFQVPFTLSPMDDPGFAGLVRGLAETEIQDSIPAPVPAGKDQATGGRAPVEAALPLPSEEPAPSSERSTIDVRPPRLVISPVELDFLPTLAPFIRSPRAAKRLLNLYRLLRARFSGEELAGFLADGDREAPFRAVLVLLAVHVGHPDAIRWFDDLEATGPEDTALEIVSSMNDHELRPKLERGLSGDSWPRLAASYQRWLPLVNRFSFARDRSISGPR; via the coding sequence ATGGTGCTGGTGCGCGACGTCGATCCGGCCATTCTGCTGAAGAACTCGCCGATCGGCGGGGATCTGCGCCCGTACCTGCCGCGGGATGCCGATCAGGATGTCCGGGCCGCGCTGTCGGCGGCGCCGTTCACCCTGATCGTCTACGAGCACAACTCGGGAGTCCGTCGGACCGCCTACGAGGCGTTGCTGGCGTCGTACCCGGACTACGAACTGATCCTCAAACCGTTGAGCACCGACCTCGCTCGCCAGAAGGGCGCGGCCACCGCCGTCGTCTGGCTGGACGGCGAGCTGGACGAGAACTTCATCGATCTCTCGCGCCCGTTGACGGCCTGGCTCGGACGGCACACCGCTCGCCGGGCCCTGGGAGTCATCCGGGAAGACCGGTACGAGAATCCGAGGCTGCGAGGAGTCCTCGATCCTCTTCGCCCGACCATCGTGAGACTCGCCGCGGACCTTTCCGGCGGCGAGCGCCTCGTCGCCGATCAGATGTTCCCCGAAGCCGCACCGCTGCGGATGGCCGGGCAGCTCGCCGGACTTTCCGCGGAAACGCAGCCGCCGAAACCCATCGAGCCCTCCGACCCGTTCGCCGCTCACGTCGCCGATTACCGGCCCGACACCGAGGACGGCGTCGACCGCCTCGGCATCGGCGCCGACGTGCGCATGCTCGCCGATCTGGTGGTCTCCCGGATGATCACCCCTCCCCTGTCGATCGGCCTGTTCGGCAGCTGGGGTTCGGGCAAGAGTTTCTTCATGCGGCAGATGCGGCTGCGCGTCCGCGCACTCGCCGATTCCGCGCGGGCGGCCGAGACCGGGGCGGGTGCGCACGGGAAGTCGGTGTCCTCCTATTGTTCGAGCGTCCGCCAGATCAGCTTCAACGCCTGGCATTACAGCGAAGCGAACCTTCTCGCCAGCCTCGCCACGCATATCTTCGACAACCTCGCCGCGAGCGGCGCCGAGAACGACCTACAGCGCCAGGCCGACCTGCTCGCGGAGCGCCGCAAGACCGAGAAGACCCTGCTCGGCAGGCTCAGCGCGGTCCGGCTCGAACGCAGGACGTTGACGGCGCGGCAGAAGCAGGCGAACCGGCGGCGGAAGCCGCGCGAGTACGTCCGCGCCGTCTTCGACAGCCTCACCGACGCGGACAAGGCGTGGATCGGCTCCAGGATCGGTGTCGACCGGCCGACCGCCGAAGACCTCGAACGGCTGGCCAGGGAAACCGGCGGACTGCGTTCCGACGTCGCCGAATTCTGGCGACGGCTGCGGCAGGATCCGGTTCCGCTGCTGGTCCTGATCGGCGGGCTGGTGACGGTCCTGGTCGTCACGTTGCTCGTCGGCCGGTCACAGGTCTCCGGACTGCTCGGCGGGCTCACGGTGGTGAGCTCCGCGCTGACCGTCGTCCTGCGGATGCGCGCCAGCGCCGGCCGGATCCACCAGGCGCTCGGCAAACTCGGCGGTCCGTCCGAAGAGGACGAAGAGACCGAGCGGCGCCTGGCCGAACTGGACGCGGAATCCGACCGGCTCGAAAAGGCGGTCGCCGAACTCGCGCCGGGGCTGGACCTCGTGTCGTTCGCCGAATCCCGGGTCTCGGACTACGTCGAGCATCTGGGCGTGGTCTCCTTGCTGCGCAAGGATCTCGAAACGTTCGCGACGATGCTCGCCGAGGTGCCGCACGGTTCCGGCAAGATCGAGCGGACCGTGCTCTACATCGACGACCTCGACCGCTGCCCGCCCAAGGTCGTCGTCCAGGTCCTCGAAGCCATCCATCTCCTGCTGGCCCTGCCGGTGTTCGTCGTCGTGGTGGGGGTCGACTCCCGGTGGCTCAAGAAGGCCGTCGAGCAGCACTACGAGGAGATGCTCGGCGACGACCCGGAGACCTTCGCCGAGAACTACCTGGAAAAGATCTTCCAGGTGCCGTTCACGTTGTCCCCCATGGACGATCCAGGGTTCGCGGGGCTCGTGCGCGGGCTCGCCGAAACCGAGATCCAGGATTCCATCCCGGCGCCCGTACCCGCCGGGAAGGATCAGGCCACCGGCGGCCGCGCTCCGGTGGAGGCGGCTCTCCCGCTTCCCTCGGAAGAACCGGCACCGTCGTCCGAACGGTCCACAATAGACGTCCGCCCTCCTCGTCTGGTGATCTCGCCGGTGGAACTGGATTTCCTGCCGACGCTGGCCCCGTTCATCAGGTCCCCACGGGCCGCGAAGCGACTCCTGAATCTGTATCGCCTGCTACGAGCGCGTTTCTCCGGAGAGGAACTGGCCGGCTTCCTCGCCGACGGCGACCGTGAGGCACCGTTCCGCGCGGTGCTGGTGCTGCTCGCGGTCCACGTCGGGCATCCGGACGCCATCCGATGGTTCGACGATCTCGAGGCGACGGGCCCCGAAGACACCGCCCTTGAAATCGTGTCGTCGATGAACGACCACGAACTGCGGCCGAAGCTCGAACGCGGCCTGTCCGGCGACTCGTGGCCGCGGCTGGCCGCGTCCTATCAGCGCTGGCTGCCGTTGGTGAACCGGTTCTCGTTCGCCCGCGACCGCTCGATATCGGGCCCCCGGTAG